One genomic segment of Suncus etruscus isolate mSunEtr1 chromosome 15, mSunEtr1.pri.cur, whole genome shotgun sequence includes these proteins:
- the LOC126031170 gene encoding olfactory receptor 7A5-like encodes MEPGNQTRPSEFLLLGLSQEAMLQPLIFWLFLSMYLITIIGNLFIILAIISDSRLHTPMYFFLSNLSFADICFTSSTIPKMLLNIQMQSKAITYGECLTQMCFFMSFGGLDNFLLTAMAYDRFVAICHPLHYMIIMNPKLCGILLLVSWILSVLHSLLHCLLVLRLSFCTNLEIPHFFCELNQVLRIACSDTSLNDIIISFTAVLLGFIQLTGILYSYSKIVSSVLKISSASGKYKAFSTCGSHFTVVSLFYGTGLGVYLSSAAMENSKDSAIASVMYTVVTPMLNPFIYSLRNKI; translated from the coding sequence ATGGAACCTGGAAACCAAACACGTCCATCAGAATTTCTCCTCCTGGGACTTTCACAAGAAGCTATGCTACAGCCTCTCATCTTTTGGCTGTTTCTGTCCATGTACCTGATAACAATCATTGGAAATCTCTTCATCATTCTGGCTATAATCAGTGACTCCCGCCTCCATACCCctatgtatttctttctctccaatcTCTCCTTTGCAGACATCTGCTTCACATCCTCCACCATCCCTAAGATGCTGCTGAATATCCAGATGCAGAGCAAAGCCATCACCTATGGAGAATGCCTCACCCAGATGTGCTTTTTTATGAGTTTTGGAGGTCTAGATAATTTCCTCTTGACTGCAATGGCCTACGATCGCTTTGTGGCCATCTGCCATCCATTGCATTATATGATCATCATGAACCCCAAGCTCTGTGGAATCCTGCTTCTAGTATCATGGATACTGAGTGTTCTGCATTCTCTATTGCATTGCCTCCTGGTGTTGAGACTGTCCTTTTGTACAAACCTGGAAATCCCTCACTTTTTCTGTGAACTTAATCAGGTGCTCCGAATTGCCTGCTCTGACACCTCCCTCAATGACATCATCATCTCTTTTACTGCAGTACTTCTGGGTTTTATTCAACTTACTGGTATCCTTTACTCATATTCTAAGATTGTGTCTTCCGTTTTGAAAATCTCATCTGCTAGTGGCAAGTATAAAGCCTTTTCCACGTGTGGGTCTCATTTCACAGTGGTCTCCTTGTTCTATGGGACAGGACTTGGCGTGTATCTTAGTTCAGCTGCTATGGAAAACTCCAAGGATAGTGCAATCGCCTCTGTGATGTACACAGTTGTCACTCCAATGTTAAACCCCTTTATTTACAGTCTTAGAAATAAGATATAA